In Acanthopagrus latus isolate v.2019 chromosome 17, fAcaLat1.1, whole genome shotgun sequence, the following are encoded in one genomic region:
- the LOC119005327 gene encoding nuclear factor of activated T-cells, cytoplasmic 1-like isoform X2, with protein MQDSFCLSVNSKFSFGAGKERGIHFLADMKSAEEDAYSYTPNVSLSLPLGMGNPCLATQYHTLQSSPVISVSSCHQTSYSLQNDNHVASGYYLPHGLRPNGAPALESPRIEITAYSQYPEDEVEESSSEDHIIKRGVNSIVTLTLPNADGYRDPTCLSPASSISSRSCNSEASSYESSFYNYDNSPQNSPWQSPCVSPKGTPLLLSCPHASGPATSPQHSPSTSPQIGAVAEEGWPAQPRGSRPNSPSCSGGNSGGMGKRKYSFNGTPYPRQTSCSPIQSPTPSPHGSPRVSVTDENWLANTNQYTNSAIVAAINALTTDGVVDMGEGIPIKTRKTMLDHSSSMSLKLEPGGEVLGPDGELCHEDYPSRLALKKENYCGGFLDVPQHPYSWSKPKPYLSPSLPALDWQLPSCSGPYNLQIEVQPKSHHRAHYETEGSRGAVKALNGGHPVVQLYGYMESEPLTLQLFIGTADDRLLRPHAFYQVHRITGKTVSTASHEVMQSNTKILEIPLLPENNMRAIIDCAGILKLRNSDIELRKGETDIGRKNTRVRLVFRVHINQPNGRTLSLQTTSNPIECSQRSAQELPLVEKQSVDSYPATGGKMMLLTGLNFLPDSKVVFVEKAQDGHHLWETEAKVDKNSVKNSSLVVEIPPYRNQRISSPVPVNFYVCNGKRKRSQCQRFTYLPPNVNEIIRNDLSSISVHTHA; from the exons ATGCAGGATTCCTTCTGCCTGAGTGTCAATTCCAAGTTCAGCTTTGGAGCCGGTAAGGAGCGGGGAATCCACTTTCTCGCCGATATGAAGTCTGCAGAAGAAG atgCATACAGCTACACACCAAATGTCAGCTTGTCCCTTCCACTGGGCATGGGCAACCCCTGTCTGGCCACCCAGTACCACACCCTTCAGTCAAGCCCAGTCATCTCAGTTTCTTCCTGCCATCAGACAAGCTACAGCCTCCAGAATGATAACCATGTAGCATCAGGCTATTACCTGCCCCATGGCCTGAGACCCAATGGGGCCCCAGCATTGGAAAGCCCCCGTATTGAGATCACTGCCTACAGCCAGTACCCCGAGGATGAGGTagaagagagcagcagtgaggaCCACATCATCAAACGTGGCGTCAACTCCATCGTGACGCTGACACTGCCCAATGCAGATGGCTACCGTGATCCCACCTGCCTCAGCCCTGCGAGTAGCATCTCCTCACGTAGCTGTAATTCTGAGGCATCCTCATACGAGTCCAGCTTCTACAACTACGACAACTCCCCGCAGAACTCCCCATGGCAGtctccctgtgtttctccgAAAGGCACACCCTTACTCTTGTCCTGCCCACATGCCAGCGGCCCCGCAACTTCCCCACAGCATTCACCTTCCACCTCCCCTCAGATTGGAGCTGTGGCCGAGGAAGGCTGGCCAGCACAACCTCGAGGCTCCAGGCCGAACTCCCCTTCCTGCAGCGGAGGCAACAGCGGTGGCATGGGAAAGAGAAAGTACAGCTTCAATGGCACCCCTTACCCCCGCCAGACATCCTGCTCGCCCATCCAGTCGCCCACTCCATCCCCACATGGCTCCCCCAGGGTGAGCGTCACAGATGAGAACTGGCTCGCCAACACCAACCAGTACACCAACTCTGCCATTGTGGCCGCCATCAATGCTCTAACCACGGATGGAGTGGTAGACATGGGAGAGGGAATCCCGATCAAGACGCGGAAGACCATGCTCGACCACTCATCCTCGATGAGCTTAAAGTTGGAGCCTGGTGGCGAAGTGCTAGGCCCAGATGGGGAGCTCTGCCATGAGGACTACCCCTCCCGCCTGGCCCTCAAGAAGGAGAACTACTGTGGAGGGTTCCTTGATGTGCCCCAGCATCCATACTCCTGGTCTAAACCAAAGCCATACCTCAG CCCTTCACTGCCAGCTCTGGACTGGCAGCTTCCATCCTGCTCCGGCCCGTACAACCTACAGATCGAGGTGCAGCCAAAGTCGCACCACAGGGCCCACTATGAGACCGAAGGCAGCCGAGGGGCGGTGAAGGCGCTGAACGGTGGCCACCCTGTAGTGCAG CTTTATGGCTACATGGAGAGCGAGCCGCTCACCCTGCAGCTGTTCATAGGGACCGCAGACGACCGCCTCCTGCGACCACATGCCTTCTACCAGGTCCACCGCATCACCGGCAAGACCGTCTCCACCGCCAGCCACGAAGTCATGCAATCCAACACCAAAATCCTGGAGATCCCTCTGCTGCCTGAAAACAACATGAGAGCCAT AATTGACTGTGCAGGGATCCTGAAGCTGCGCAATTCGGACATCGAGCTTCGCAAAGGGGAAACGGACATCGGCCGTAAAAACACGCGTGTAAGGCTGGTGTTTCGAGTGCACATCAACCAGCCCAACGGCAGGACATTGTCCCTGCAGACTACTTCCAACCCCATTGAATGCT CCCAGCGCTCAGCTCAGGAGCTTCCATTGGTGGAGAAGCAGAGTGTGGATAGTTACCCCGCCACCGGCGGCAAAATGATGCTTCTGACTGGCCTCAACTTCCTCCCTGACTCCAAGGTGGTGTTTGTGGAGAAGGCGCAGG ATGGGCATCATCTGTGGGAGACAGAAGCCAAAGTTGACAAGAACTCCGTCAAAAAT AGTTCTCTTGTTGTGGAGATACCGCCCTACAGGAACCAGAGAATATCCAGCCCGGTGCCGGTCAACTTCTACGTCTGCAACggcaagaggaagaggagccagTGCCAGCGCTTCACCTACCTGCCGCCCAATG